From Thalassotalea psychrophila:
GTAAACATAGGTGATACAGTGCAAGATAAAAGAATAAAAAAGGTTGTCATTGCTGGTGGTGGAACTGCTGGTTGGATGGCCGCAGCGGCATTATCGAAGCTACTAGGCAAGAACCTTGATATTACCCTGGTAGAATCGGATGAAATCGCAACCGTAGGTGTTGGGGAAGCAACGATACCAACGCTGCAATATTTTCATAAATTATTGAACATTAATGAAGCCGAGTTTTTAAAAGAAACTCATGGCACGTTTAAGTTAGGTATTAAGTTTGAAAACTGGCGTGCTAAAAATGAAGATTACCTGCACGCCTTTGGCGTAACAGGTCAAGATTGTTGGGCTGCTGGCTTTCAGCATTTTTGGCTAAAAGGTCGCCAGCAAGGTATTGCCAGTGATTTTGGTGATTATTGCTTGGAACAAGTAAGCGCGGTAAGCGAAAAATTTGCACACTTACCAAATAACGGCCTTAACTATGCCTATCATATTGATGCAACACGTTATGGACAATACCTTAGAAAAATGAGCGAAGCTCATGGCGTTACGCGTGTTGAAGGAAAAATAGAACAAGTAAAACAAAATCATGAAACAGGCTTTATTGAGTCTTTAAGTTTAGCCAATGGCAAAGTAGTTGAAGGCGATTTATTTATCGACTGTACCGGTCAGCGCGCATTGTTAATTGAAGGTGCATTACACACTGGTTTTGAAGACTGGTCGCATTGGCTACCTTGTGACTCTGCCATTGCAGTGCAAACTAAGTCGGTTGCTGAAGCAATTCCATATACCCGCTCCATTGCTCATGACTTTGGTTGGCAGTGGCGCATCCCATTACAGCACCGAGTTGGTAATGGTATGGTGTATTGCAGTAAATTTGTCAGCGATGAACAAGCCAAAGCTGTACTTGAAGAAAACCTGGTCGGTGAAAAAATTACCGAGCCACGAGTAATTAAGTATCGAACTGGTACAAGGCGTAAACATTGGAACAAAAACTGTGTTGCGGTTGGCCTTTCAAGTGGATTTTTAGAACCTCTAGAGTCCACCAGCATTCACCTTATTCAACAATCAATTGTACGTTTAATGCGGATGTTTCCTCACACTGGAATTAAGCAAACTGATATTGATGAATTTAATTTGCAAACCAAGTTTGATACCGAAACAACCAGAGACTTTATCATTTTACATTATTGCCAGCACAATCGAAGCGATACAGAATTTTGGCGTCATTGTCGCAATATGCCGATCCCTGAGCGATTATCTCATCGTATTGAACTGTTTAAAGAAACAGGGCGAGTATTTCGCAAAAACAATGAATTATTTGATGATTCATGGATGCAGGTGATGATTGGTCAAGGTTTAATTCCTGAAAGTTACCACCCTATTGTAGATAATATGAGTGATGATGAATTAATTCGCTTTTTAGATCATATAAAATCCAATATTAAAGGCACTGTAAGTCAGTTGCCAAATCATCAAGCTTTTATAAAACAGTATTGCAATTCCGGCGATTAAATTTAAATGATGCAAATAAATAGCTCTAAGTTGTATGTTTTAATGTTTGTTGCTTCAGCAATGGCATTACCCACATTTGCTACGGAGCAATTTATTTGGCCTAATAATACCAAAGCCGCCATAAGTCTTTCTTATGATGATGCCTTAAATAGCCAGTTAGATAACGCAATCCCTGCGCTTAATAGCTTAAACTTAAAAGGCTCATTTTATTTAACCCTCAATTCGCCAACAGTAGATGAACGTTTAGAAGAGTGGCGAAAAGCCGCTAAGCAAGGACACGAACTCGGCAACCATTCAATTAATCATGCCTGTAGTGGCTCTTTACCTGGCAGAGATTGGGTTGCGAGTCACAACGACCTTGATAACAAAACCTTTAAAGAGATAATCCAAGAAATTAAAACGGCAAATAGCTTTTTAAAAGCCATTGATGGGGAAAGTATCAGAACGTTTACTGTACCTTGTACAGATCAGCAGGTAGAAAATAAAAATTACGTGCATGCCCTTAAAGATACTTTTGTTGGTATTAAATCTCAGGTTGGTAACATCCCTGAAAATATTAATGCATTTGATGTCATGGATGCGCCGGTATGGGCCCCTACCGGCAATTCAGGAGCTGAACTGATTGCTTATGCAAAGCAAGCAGTTACACACGGCACAATTGCAAATTTTACCTTTCACGGAATTGGTGGCGATCACTTATCTGTATCGACAAAAGCGCATCAAGAGTTATTAAGTTATTTGGCAGATAATCAAGATATCTACTGGGTAGATACTTATCGTAATATTAGCCTACATATCAAACAACATTCATTGCACAAATAATTAATAAACTGGTAATAATACCCTGATATAACTCTACCTAGTGAGTACATCAGAGCAATTATTCACCCGCAAATTTCAACATTACTGACAGTTTATCACTGCCCTATCGGCTTTATTTATCTCAAGCTTAATATTAGCAAATGACAATGTTACTTCATCTTCACTAGACATAACAAAAGACTGATTAATTCTTGCCATATTGGCGCCATTTTGAATAAAGCAATTCAAATCAACACTAAGCTTTTGCCAACTGTTTATCGGCATAGAGCCAATATATTCACTAATATCGACTTTACCCAAACAGTCTTTTTCACAATGCATTTCTAGCATTACTCTCGCAGAAGATATTTGTTCTTTACGCAATTCAAAGGTAATTGCGGCACTCCTTTCAGCATATGAACGGAAGTCTTCAACAAAATTGCTTCGTAAGCTTACAGAGCCCTTACCTTCTCCAGTAAAGGTAATCGTACGAGCGTCTTCCTGAATATCTTTATCCATAGTTTTAAGTTTGATCGCAGGTAATTCAACAATTGAACTTGTTACTTGTTCTGTGTGTTCACCAGAAGATAAATTAATTTCCCATGGTGCTTTTACTGCTTGTTGAAATAATATCAACTCCTGCTTAATCTCACCTTTAGTGACAATCTCATTAAGATCATCAGTTAACACATTATCATCACCATATTTTAAGCCAAAACCATACGGTAATAATGGATCATAATTTTCATCATTGCGGTTAACCACAGTTTGAACCGCTGATTTCGGCCAAGAAAAAGATAATTTTCCTTTAAAGTCATAATTAACAGAACCATCGGGGTTTGAAAATAACACTTCACTTACGCCTTCACCTTCACTGCCCGGTAACCAAGTAGCAACAAAAGCATCTGAGGCATTTAATTCAGCATTTACCCACATCGGTCGGCCAGATATAAACACCGAAACTACAGGGACTCCCTGTGCTTTTAATTTTTGTAATAATGCTAAGTCTGCTTTATTGCCCCGCTGATAATCTAGGTTATCAATATCACCGGTACCTTCTGCATACGGCTCTTCACCAAATACCACTATGGCAACATCAGGTTTAGTTTTAAAGTTACCGTCAACAGCTAATTCAATATTACCACCAGCAGTACTTACAACGTTTTCAAAACCTGCGTAAATAGAACTTCCCCCCGGAAAGTCTGAATTTTCATTACCAGTTCCCTGCCATGTTATAGACCACCCCCCTGATTGCTTGCCGATATTATCGGCTCCATCGCCGGCAACCAAAATATTCGCATTAGGGTTTAGTGGTAATATATTGCCTTTATTCTTCAGTAAAACTAACGATTCCCTTACCGCCTGGCGAGCAACATCTCTATGTTCTTGTGCACCAATCAATTCCACTTTACCTGATACGGCACGATTAGCAGGGCTTGGCTTGTCGAATATGCCGGCACGAAGTTTAACTCTTAATATACGACTTACCGCATCATCAATACGTGCTTGTGGTATCTCACCCGCTTTAACTTGCGAAATAGTGTTTTCATATAATGGTTTCCAAGCATCTGTTGGTACCATGAATATATCTAAACCCGCATTAATGGTTTGACTGCAGTTGTCATTAGTACATCCTGGGATTTGACCATGGCCATTCCAATCACCAACAACAAAACCATCGAAGCCCATTTTGTCTTTTAATACAGTGGTTAATAGATATTTATTGCCGTGATTTTTTTCACCATGCCAACTATTAAAAGATGCCATAACTGACTGTGCACCAGCCGTTAAACCGCCGACATAACCTTGACCATGAATATCAAATAACTCTTGCTCGCTGGCAATATTGTTGCCTTGATCATCGCCGCCTTCAGTGCCGCCATCTCCCAAGAAATGCTTAACCGTTGATATTACGCGACTATCGCCTAAAAAGTCTTTATCTGGATGTCCTTGTAGACCTTTCACTATCGCAGATGAATATTCTCGAACAATCTCAGGATCTTCCGAGTACCCCTCATAGGTACGTCCCCAACGATCATCTCTAACAACGGCAACTGTAGGAGCAAAGACCCAATCAATACCAGTAACCATCACTTCTGTTGCTGTAATTGCGGCAATTTTTTCAATTAATTCAGGATTATTTGCTGCCCCTAAACCAATGTTATGTGGAAACAACGTAGCACCAATAACATTGTTATGACCATGCACGGCATCTGTGCCCCAAATGGTTGGGATACTATTGCCATCAATCGAGTCGTCGATTGAAGCTTGATACATATCTTCTGCTAATTTGATCCAATCACTTGGGGTTGCATGTTTGTCGTTATTAGGAAATGCTCCACCACCATTTAAGTAAGAACCAAAGCCGTAGGTGCGCATATCTTCTACCGTTATATCGCGAATTTCCGGTTGGATCATCTGTGCGACTTTTTGCTCAAGTGTCATTGTTGACAATATATCTTTTATTTTTTTCTCAAGCACAACATCTTGTTTAACGGGTATATCGAGCATTGGCCAAATATCAATATTATACTGAAGTTTAACTCCAGCATCAGCGGTTTTCTCTACATAGCTTTCTTCTGATTGCTCCTTAGAACAACCAACTACAGTAATAAAAAGAGTAGATAGTAATAATTTAATTTGTACATTTTTCATAATTTAGTTCCGCTATTTTGCGATTAATTTTGTTACTGGTTTTGACCCAACCAAACCATAATAAACAATGAATACATAACAAATAATTGGTAGAAAAAAAGACGCTTGTAAGCCAATTAAATCTGCAAAAACGCCCTGTAGAACAGGTACCAGTGCACCACCAACAATTGCCATACATAAAATTCCTGAGCCTTGTGATGTGTGTTTACCTAAACCGATAACAGCAAGGCTGAAGATTGTCGGGAACATAATTGAGTTTGCTAAACCCACCGATAAAATAGCCCACATTGCCAAAGCACCAGATCCCATCATTGCCACAACCAGCAATACACAAGCCACGATTGCATTAAATGCCAACACCTTTCCGGCAGATATTTTTTGCATTACTGCCGCACCAATAAAACGACCGACCATCGCCCCCCCCCAGTAATACGCTATATATTTCGCCGCTTCTGACTCCTCAAGGCTGGCTATATTTGGGTCAGCAAAAAAGCTAACTAAAAAACTACCAATAGAAACTTCTGCACCAACATAAACAAAAATACCTACCGCGCCTAACACTAAATGAGAATATTGCCACGCACTACCGGTAACATTTGAACTTTCATCATGCGCTTGCTCATCTTCAATGTGAGGCAACTTGAGCCATGCGAAGACTGCAGCCAAAATCAATAACATAGCGGCTAGAAACACATATGGCATTTGTACAGCCGCGGCTTTGTCTTGAGCACTTGCTAGTGCACCCGCAGCTTCATTTAAGATTAAATAAGCCCCAAAAAATGGTGCAACCGTTGTACCTAAAGAATTAAACGCCTGAGTTAGTGTTAAGCGTGAAGAAGCTGTTTCTGCTTTACCTAAACAGCTTACATAAGGGTTGGCTGAAACTTGTAAAAGCGTAATACCTGAAGCCAAAATGAATAGTGCCAATAAAAACACAGGATAACTGTGCATTGAGGCTGCCGGATAAAATGCCAAGCAACCGACAGCAGCTATGATCAAACCAGTGACGATACCTCGTTGATATCCATACTGTTTAACTAACTTACCGGCTGGTAATGAAACGATAAAATAAGCGCCAAAAAAGCAAAACTGCACCAACATTGCTTGCGCATAAGATAAATCAAATACCCCCTTTAAATGTGGAATTAAAATATCATTTAAACAGGTAATAAAACCCCACATAAAAAATAATGATGTTAGGGATACTAAGGCAAAATTGTAGTCGCCTGTAGATTGAGATGAGATTTTATTTTCCGTTGACGGAATCGTTGCACCAGCCATAATGTTTCCTCTGTAACCTCTGCTTGGGTTTCAAATATATGGTAAAAAAGATGTTTACCTAGTTTTTAGCGATTGTTTGCGGTTAAATGTTGACCTTTTGTTATTTTAGCGTTAACCTCAAACATGTAAGCGCTTTCATTTATACCACAAAATTGCTCAAAAGCAATTTTTTTTAACAATTCAATGTAAGCGCTTTCATCTGGATTATAAAAATAATAATAGTAACAACAATAATAAACTTACGTACTGAGCTAGCATATCCCTAGCTTACTATTGAGCCGTAAGACGCTAATATTCCTAGACTGTTTAAGGTTTGATGGTCTAGGAATAATTTATAATAAATTAAAACAGGACTTGTCGTCTGCTATGAAGATCTCATTACCACAACGCTCAAAAATGCTAAGCAAAAATTTTCTCTATGGTGTTGCTACAGCATCTTTTCAGATAGAAGGAGGCATTAATTCTCGGTTGCCATGTATTTGGGACACCTTCTGCAAAAAAGAAGGCACAATTTCTGACAAAAGTGATGGCAGCATTGCTTGTGATCATTACAATTTATGGCAACAAGATGTAGAGCTTATTGACCAACTAGGAGTCGATGCTTATCGATTATCTATTTCTTGGCCAAGAGTTATGAATCAAGATGGTAGCGCTAATCAACAAGGCTTAGATTTTTACATTAAATTATTAGATGTCCTTAATGCCAAAGGCATTAAACCTTTCGTAACGCTTTATCATTGGGATTTACCGCAATATTTAGAAGATACCGGTGGTTGGCTAAACAGAGAAACAGCCTATAAGTTTGCTGAGTATGCCAAGTTGGTAACAACAGCATTAGGTAAAAGAGTTCATTCCTACGCGACGTTTAACGAACCATTTTGTAGTGCATATTTAGGTTATGAAGTTGGTATTCATGCACCGGGAAAAGTAGGTAAAGAGTATGGGCGCAAGGCCGCTCATCATATTTTACTTGCTCATGGTTTAGCCATGGATGTGCTCAATAAATATAGCCCAAACAGCATGAATGGTATTGTTTTAAACTTTACTCCCGCTTATCCAGCTACTGACTCTCCAGAAGATCTAGCGGCAACTAAATTTGCTGACGATTATAACAATCAATGGTATATCAAGCCGTTATTTGATGGCTGTTACCCTGATACTATTGATTTACTAAACGATGCTCATAAGCCTGACATAGTTGATGGAGATATGGACATCATTTGTAAAAAAATGGACTTCTTAGGCGTCAACTTTTATACCAGAGAAGTTTTTAAAGCAGATGCAGTTGAACCATTTATGGTTATTCCACCAGAGAATGTTCCGCTTACAGATATGGGCTGGGAAATCTACCCGCAAGCCTTTACTGACTTGCTAACCAGTTTGAATGAAAAATATCAGCTGCCACCTGTTTATATCACTGAAAATGGTTGTGCTATGCCTGACACCATTGAAAACAACCTGGTCGATGATCAAAACCGCATTGGCTATTATCAACAACATTTAAATGCATTGCATGATGCCATAGAACAAGGCGTTAACGTAAAAGGTTATTTTGCCTGGAGTTTAATGGACAATTTTGAATGGGCACTAGGGTATAGCAAACGATTTGGTATAGTCTATGTAGATTATGAAACCCAACAACGCACTATAAAAGCAAGTGGCAAAGCTTACAGCGAGCTACTTGCACAAAGAACTTAATACACCAGAATAATTATAATTATAAATAGAAAGGGTCTGTAATGCTTTCAGTTAAAGAAAAAATGTCATATGGCTTAGGCGATACTGCCAGTAATATCATTTGGCAAACAGTGATGATGTTTTTGTTGGTATATTATACCGATGTTGTTGGTTTAGCTCCTGCCGCCGTTGGTACTATGTTTTTACTAGTACGTGTCGTCGATGCGATCACTGATCCTCTTATGGGGGCAGTAGCGGATAGAACTCGAACTAAATATGGCCAATTTCGCCCTTACTTAGTATGGCTGGCACTGCCGTTTGGCTTAATTAGTGTACTAGCTTTCACTACACCTGATTTTTCTGAAAGTGGTCGTTTAATCTATGCATTTGTAACTTACACATTGCTGATGATGGTTTATACCGCAATTAATATACCTTACTCTGCTCTTGGTGGTGTTATTACTGCAGATCCAAAAGAACGTGTAACGGTACAAACTTATCGTTTTATTTTTGCCATGCTCGGCGGCGCCTTTATAGCCGCCTGTACTATGCCTATGGTGGAATATTTTGGTAATGGCGACAACGCCAAAGGCTATCAATACACCATGATAGTGATGAGTATCATGGGCGTTATTATGTTTTTGCTATGCTTTGCTGGTACTAAAGAGCGAGTAGTCACCCCTGTTTCACAAAAATCTAGTTTTAAAGATGACTTCAAATCACTTTGGAAAAATGATCAATGGCGTATTTTATGTTTAGCGGCTGTATCATTACTTACCGGACAAATATTACGTTTTTCTTTATCCGTTTATTACGTGAAATATTTCCTTGGCCGTGAAGATCTGGTTTCAGCGTTTATTACCCTAGGCATGATTGGCAGTATTGCAGGTGTTGCTTTAGCTCAGCCGTTAGCGAAAAAAGTCTGTAAAATTAAAGCCTATATATCGTTACAAACAATAGCCGCAATTATTTGTGCGTTAAGTTACTTTATTGGTAGCGAACAACTTACTTTAGCATTTGTTGTGTTCTTCTTATGGCGCTTCTTCCTTGAAATGGCAACACCATTACTTTGGGCAAAAATGGCTGATACCATCGATTATGGTCATTGGAAAACCGGTGTTAGAATTACTGGTATCGTATATTCATCGGTAGTATTTTTTATTAAATTAGGTCTCGCCTTAGGCGGAGCTTTAGCCGGTTGGTCTCTAGCTTATTACGGTTATCAAGCCGATATGGAACAAACTGAAGCTACAAAACAAGGGATTTTATTATCGTTTACCTTGTTTCCAGCAATAGGTTCTTTATTAGTTGCTTTCATTATGCGTTGGTACATATTAGATGACAAAAAGGTCGCTGACATACACCAACAACTTAATCAGGCTACTGGTTAATTTGGCTGCAATCATGATACAGTGTCACCCAAAATAAGGTTATAATTTTTCTACTAATTATTTAATTCAATAACTCTAAGGATCAGCGTTAAATGGCCACAATTTATGAAGTGTCGGAATTAGCAGGAGTATCTCTTGCAACTGTTTCGCGAGTAATGAATAACAATGCGAAAGTAAGCGACAAAACGCGAACTAAAGTATTGCAGGCCATGGATAAATTAGGATATAAACCAAATTCTATTGCGCAATCCTTAGCGTCTAATCGTACCAATAGTGTCGGTGTATTAGTTTCTGAATTACATGGTGGATTCTTTGGTTTTATCATGGACGGTATTGAAAACGAACTTCGTATAGCCAACAAGCATATTATTATTACCACTGGTCATAGTGATGAAGCGCAAGAAAAAAGCGCTATTGATTTTTTAATTAGCCGAAAGTGTGATGCGCTAATTTTACTAACAGATTCAGTAGATGATGACTATCTCATTAGTATTTCAAAAACTATCCCGACAGTGCTTGTTAACCGTAAAATAAATGGTATTGCCAATAATTGTATTAGCTTGAATAACGAGCAAGGTGGTTACTTAGCAACAAAGGCATTAATAGAAAAGGGCCACGAAGACATAGCTTACATTGCAGGACCAGACTGGAAAGTTGATTCTCACGATCGTCTTTTAGGCCATAAAAAAGCCCTTACTGAACATAATTTAGCTTATAAAACCGAGCTTTTCTTTCAGGGTGATTTTAATGAAGACAGCGGTTTTGACGGATTTAACCAATTAAAGACAGCAGCAACAAAATTTACTGCAATAGCTTGCGGAAATGATGAAATGGCATCAGGCGCGATGAAAGCGGCAAGAAAACAAGGCTTAGATTTACCCAAAGATCTATCTATAGTCGGTTTTGATAATAATATGTTTGCCAGTTATTTATATCCAGAGCTAACTACTGTAGATAACTCTGCATATTTTATGGGTAAAATGGCAACTGACATTATTTTAAAAAGTGTTTATAAACAAGATGATATTACTATCCAGAATGTATTTGAACCAAAATTAGTG
This genomic window contains:
- a CDS encoding LacI family DNA-binding transcriptional regulator translates to MATIYEVSELAGVSLATVSRVMNNNAKVSDKTRTKVLQAMDKLGYKPNSIAQSLASNRTNSVGVLVSELHGGFFGFIMDGIENELRIANKHIIITTGHSDEAQEKSAIDFLISRKCDALILLTDSVDDDYLISISKTIPTVLVNRKINGIANNCISLNNEQGGYLATKALIEKGHEDIAYIAGPDWKVDSHDRLLGHKKALTEHNLAYKTELFFQGDFNEDSGFDGFNQLKTAATKFTAIACGNDEMASGAMKAARKQGLDLPKDLSIVGFDNNMFASYLYPELTTVDNSAYFMGKMATDIILKSVYKQDDITIQNVFEPKLVQRNSIASIS
- a CDS encoding sugar MFS transporter, translating into MAGATIPSTENKISSQSTGDYNFALVSLTSLFFMWGFITCLNDILIPHLKGVFDLSYAQAMLVQFCFFGAYFIVSLPAGKLVKQYGYQRGIVTGLIIAAVGCLAFYPAASMHSYPVFLLALFILASGITLLQVSANPYVSCLGKAETASSRLTLTQAFNSLGTTVAPFFGAYLILNEAAGALASAQDKAAAVQMPYVFLAAMLLILAAVFAWLKLPHIEDEQAHDESSNVTGSAWQYSHLVLGAVGIFVYVGAEVSIGSFLVSFFADPNIASLEESEAAKYIAYYWGGAMVGRFIGAAVMQKISAGKVLAFNAIVACVLLVVAMMGSGALAMWAILSVGLANSIMFPTIFSLAVIGLGKHTSQGSGILCMAIVGGALVPVLQGVFADLIGLQASFFLPIICYVFIVYYGLVGSKPVTKLIAK
- a CDS encoding polysaccharide deacetylase family protein, which translates into the protein MMQINSSKLYVLMFVASAMALPTFATEQFIWPNNTKAAISLSYDDALNSQLDNAIPALNSLNLKGSFYLTLNSPTVDERLEEWRKAAKQGHELGNHSINHACSGSLPGRDWVASHNDLDNKTFKEIIQEIKTANSFLKAIDGESIRTFTVPCTDQQVENKNYVHALKDTFVGIKSQVGNIPENINAFDVMDAPVWAPTGNSGAELIAYAKQAVTHGTIANFTFHGIGGDHLSVSTKAHQELLSYLADNQDIYWVDTYRNISLHIKQHSLHK
- a CDS encoding glycoside hydrolase family 3 protein, with protein sequence MKNVQIKLLLSTLFITVVGCSKEQSEESYVEKTADAGVKLQYNIDIWPMLDIPVKQDVVLEKKIKDILSTMTLEQKVAQMIQPEIRDITVEDMRTYGFGSYLNGGGAFPNNDKHATPSDWIKLAEDMYQASIDDSIDGNSIPTIWGTDAVHGHNNVIGATLFPHNIGLGAANNPELIEKIAAITATEVMVTGIDWVFAPTVAVVRDDRWGRTYEGYSEDPEIVREYSSAIVKGLQGHPDKDFLGDSRVISTVKHFLGDGGTEGGDDQGNNIASEQELFDIHGQGYVGGLTAGAQSVMASFNSWHGEKNHGNKYLLTTVLKDKMGFDGFVVGDWNGHGQIPGCTNDNCSQTINAGLDIFMVPTDAWKPLYENTISQVKAGEIPQARIDDAVSRILRVKLRAGIFDKPSPANRAVSGKVELIGAQEHRDVARQAVRESLVLLKNKGNILPLNPNANILVAGDGADNIGKQSGGWSITWQGTGNENSDFPGGSSIYAGFENVVSTAGGNIELAVDGNFKTKPDVAIVVFGEEPYAEGTGDIDNLDYQRGNKADLALLQKLKAQGVPVVSVFISGRPMWVNAELNASDAFVATWLPGSEGEGVSEVLFSNPDGSVNYDFKGKLSFSWPKSAVQTVVNRNDENYDPLLPYGFGLKYGDDNVLTDDLNEIVTKGEIKQELILFQQAVKAPWEINLSSGEHTEQVTSSIVELPAIKLKTMDKDIQEDARTITFTGEGKGSVSLRSNFVEDFRSYAERSAAITFELRKEQISSARVMLEMHCEKDCLGKVDISEYIGSMPINSWQKLSVDLNCFIQNGANMARINQSFVMSSEDEVTLSFANIKLEINKADRAVINCQ
- a CDS encoding GH1 family beta-glucosidase codes for the protein MKISLPQRSKMLSKNFLYGVATASFQIEGGINSRLPCIWDTFCKKEGTISDKSDGSIACDHYNLWQQDVELIDQLGVDAYRLSISWPRVMNQDGSANQQGLDFYIKLLDVLNAKGIKPFVTLYHWDLPQYLEDTGGWLNRETAYKFAEYAKLVTTALGKRVHSYATFNEPFCSAYLGYEVGIHAPGKVGKEYGRKAAHHILLAHGLAMDVLNKYSPNSMNGIVLNFTPAYPATDSPEDLAATKFADDYNNQWYIKPLFDGCYPDTIDLLNDAHKPDIVDGDMDIICKKMDFLGVNFYTREVFKADAVEPFMVIPPENVPLTDMGWEIYPQAFTDLLTSLNEKYQLPPVYITENGCAMPDTIENNLVDDQNRIGYYQQHLNALHDAIEQGVNVKGYFAWSLMDNFEWALGYSKRFGIVYVDYETQQRTIKASGKAYSELLAQRT
- a CDS encoding tryptophan halogenase family protein; translated protein: MQDKRIKKVVIAGGGTAGWMAAAALSKLLGKNLDITLVESDEIATVGVGEATIPTLQYFHKLLNINEAEFLKETHGTFKLGIKFENWRAKNEDYLHAFGVTGQDCWAAGFQHFWLKGRQQGIASDFGDYCLEQVSAVSEKFAHLPNNGLNYAYHIDATRYGQYLRKMSEAHGVTRVEGKIEQVKQNHETGFIESLSLANGKVVEGDLFIDCTGQRALLIEGALHTGFEDWSHWLPCDSAIAVQTKSVAEAIPYTRSIAHDFGWQWRIPLQHRVGNGMVYCSKFVSDEQAKAVLEENLVGEKITEPRVIKYRTGTRRKHWNKNCVAVGLSSGFLEPLESTSIHLIQQSIVRLMRMFPHTGIKQTDIDEFNLQTKFDTETTRDFIILHYCQHNRSDTEFWRHCRNMPIPERLSHRIELFKETGRVFRKNNELFDDSWMQVMIGQGLIPESYHPIVDNMSDDELIRFLDHIKSNIKGTVSQLPNHQAFIKQYCNSGD
- a CDS encoding glycoside-pentoside-hexuronide (GPH):cation symporter, whose product is MLSVKEKMSYGLGDTASNIIWQTVMMFLLVYYTDVVGLAPAAVGTMFLLVRVVDAITDPLMGAVADRTRTKYGQFRPYLVWLALPFGLISVLAFTTPDFSESGRLIYAFVTYTLLMMVYTAINIPYSALGGVITADPKERVTVQTYRFIFAMLGGAFIAACTMPMVEYFGNGDNAKGYQYTMIVMSIMGVIMFLLCFAGTKERVVTPVSQKSSFKDDFKSLWKNDQWRILCLAAVSLLTGQILRFSLSVYYVKYFLGREDLVSAFITLGMIGSIAGVALAQPLAKKVCKIKAYISLQTIAAIICALSYFIGSEQLTLAFVVFFLWRFFLEMATPLLWAKMADTIDYGHWKTGVRITGIVYSSVVFFIKLGLALGGALAGWSLAYYGYQADMEQTEATKQGILLSFTLFPAIGSLLVAFIMRWYILDDKKVADIHQQLNQATG